The Prochlorococcus marinus str. MIT 1214 sequence TCTAAATTATCTTTTTTAATTTTAAAGTCAAAATACCATCCAAATTTTTCTGATTTTTTATTTTTTATTATTTTATATGAACTCTTTACCCAACTGGGGTTTAATCTACTATCGGCATGTAGAAATAAAAGCCAATCTCCTATTGCATTTGAAGCACCAGTTTTTAATTGATATCCTCTATTTTTTTTATGGGTTTTAATAACATCTACTCCTTGTATTTTTGCGATTGATGGAGTTAAATCTATACTCCCTCCATCAACGATGATTAATTCAAATTCATATGGCCATTCTTTTAAATCAGCAAGGAGAAGAGGGAGATGGAGTGCTTCATTTAAAGTTGGTATGATGATGCTGAGAGTCGGAAACTTTTGTAATCTAGCCATGGTGACAAATCCATAATATTATCGAGATCATTTTTAGTTTGAAGAAGTTGATAATTGATTTGATTTAAGGATGCTAATCGAATTGTTTTTTGAAGGACTTTATCGCTTCCCCAACATATACCAGAAAATGGCCAGGAAGATAAAGGATTTAACAGTTTATTTGATAGTCCAATAAGCCAATATCCACCATCATTTGAAGGGCCTAAAACCATGTCTTTATGTTTAAGTACTTGCATAGCTTGAATTAATTCAAAATGTGAGATTGATGGTAAATCAGTGCCAATTAGTAAGATACGATTTCGTGTCTGGTGAGAATGATTTTTTTCAGGATGAGTCTTTAAAAATTGTCTTTTCATTTTTGTCCCCAGATTTCCAGGACCTTGAATATCCACCGTTTTAATTTTATTTAACAGTGCCCATTTTTTTGCGGCCTTTTTCCCAATTCCATCGATAGCAACTCGTATATCTGCGAGACCTTCTTTTTGAATTTCTTTCGCTACTTTAATTGTGTGATTTGTTAGTTTTTCTTGGATCTTTACTGCTTTAAATGCCCCTATATCCTTTGATAAACGACTTTTACATCTGTATATCCCGTGCCATCTAGTCATTACAACTAAAGTTGGTTTATCGTATTGAATAAATTTTTTTGTATTTGCTGTTTTAATTT is a genomic window containing:
- a CDS encoding TIGR04283 family arsenosugar biosynthesis glycosyltransferase, translated to MARLQKFPTLSIIIPTLNEALHLPLLLADLKEWPYEFELIIVDGGSIDLTPSIAKIQGVDVIKTHKKNRGYQLKTGASNAIGDWLLFLHADSRLNPSWVKSSYKIIKNKKSEKFGWYFDFKIKKDNLEFRFLELAVALRSYFFQRPYGDQGLLIHKDLYHNSGGFSSLKIMEDVDLITRITKTTTVKRIREDIYTDAIKWSNSNIIERAIKNAILRKRWREGYDIETLSKEYNS
- a CDS encoding TIGR04282 family arsenosugar biosynthesis glycosyltransferase, producing the protein MNLVKIKTANTKKFIQYDKPTLVVMTRWHGIYRCKSRLSKDIGAFKAVKIQEKLTNHTIKVAKEIQKEGLADIRVAIDGIGKKAAKKWALLNKIKTVDIQGPGNLGTKMKRQFLKTHPEKNHSHQTRNRILLIGTDLPSISHFELIQAMQVLKHKDMVLGPSNDGGYWLIGLSNKLLNPLSSWPFSGICWGSDKVLQKTIRLASLNQINYQLLQTKNDLDNIMDLSPWLDYKSFRLSASSYQL